One window from the genome of Gimesia aquarii encodes:
- a CDS encoding DUF1549 domain-containing protein, with amino-acid sequence MWRHQLVFRSFLSLVFIGSGLSLSTADDKAKPAPAKPAPAKPAPAKPAPAKPAPAKPAPAKPAPAKPAPAKPAPAKPAPAKPAPAKPAPAKPAPAKPAPAKPVAPKPAPKLVKLNVYPQNIQLTTSRDRQSIIAQVVYDNGLTQDVTAQLQLKPAKPGIVRLDKNVLYPAADGETDLIASFGGANVKLHAKVVKAKEDRPISFNLDVMPTFMRAGCNTGSCHGAARGKDGFRLSLFGFDPKGDHHRLTRELSGRRINLSLPQESLLIEKAIGAVPHTGGKLYEKGSEHYTAVLRWLQAGAPYDAGVIPTVTKVEIYPKGGVMDGKGTKQQVSAVATYSDGTTRDVTSLASFSSNNDNSATITKKGLITANNRGEAFIMARFDTHTVGSHFVVLPKGLNFEWPNVPESNYVDTLIHNKLKKLRVIPSELCSDAEFLRRASLDICGILPTIEEFNQFVADKDPKKRDKLVDKLLNRKEFVEMWVMKWSELLQIRTVNNRISYKSALLYYNWLQERIASNVPINVMIQELLGSTGGTFANAATNYYENERDTLKVSENVAQVFMGMRIQCAQCHNHPFDRWTMDDYYSFASFFSQIGRKRSEDPRESIIYNRGSGEVRHLVDKRVMKPKFLGGIEPDTRGKDRRVVVSQWLASKENPYFATNLSNIVWAHFFGKGIINEVDDVRVSNPPVNPELLNELAKRFTDYNYDFKKLVRDICTSRTYQLSTQTNTTNEKDLTNFSHALPRRMRAEVLLDCISQVTNAPNKFRGLPLGARAVQIADGNTSTYFLTTFGRAKRDTVCSCEVRMEPSLSQALHLLNGDTVNNKIVQGKFVDSRLKAGKKPLEIVDEMYISCISRKPTDKEYSSLVQVLDANKKDQANTLNDVFWSLLNSREFLFNH; translated from the coding sequence ATGTGGCGTCACCAATTAGTATTTCGCAGCTTTTTGTCTCTGGTTTTTATTGGTAGTGGACTCTCTCTCTCCACGGCTGATGATAAAGCGAAACCGGCACCAGCCAAACCTGCTCCAGCCAAACCTGCTCCAGCCAAACCTGCACCGGCCAAACCTGCACCGGCCAAACCTGCTCCGGCCAAACCTGCTCCGGCCAAACCTGCTCCGGCCAAACCTGCTCCGGCCAAACCTGCTCCGGCCAAACCTGCTCCGGCCAAACCTGCTCCGGCCAAACCTGCTCCGGCCAAACCTGCTCCGGCAAAGCCCGTTGCTCCTAAGCCAGCACCTAAGTTGGTCAAATTAAATGTCTATCCACAAAATATTCAACTGACTACCAGTCGTGATCGTCAATCAATCATCGCTCAGGTCGTGTATGACAATGGCCTCACTCAGGATGTCACAGCACAATTACAATTGAAACCTGCAAAACCTGGTATTGTGCGTCTAGACAAAAATGTACTTTACCCAGCCGCCGATGGTGAAACAGATTTAATTGCCAGCTTTGGTGGTGCGAATGTAAAACTGCATGCAAAAGTTGTGAAAGCGAAAGAAGATCGCCCCATCAGCTTTAACCTAGACGTTATGCCCACGTTCATGCGGGCTGGTTGTAATACAGGAAGCTGCCATGGCGCCGCCCGAGGAAAAGATGGATTCCGATTATCTCTATTCGGATTCGATCCCAAAGGTGATCATCACCGTTTAACACGCGAACTCAGTGGACGGCGTATTAACCTCAGCCTGCCACAGGAAAGTCTCCTGATCGAAAAAGCCATCGGTGCTGTACCGCACACTGGCGGAAAGCTTTATGAAAAAGGTTCGGAACATTACACAGCCGTACTTCGCTGGTTACAAGCTGGTGCCCCCTACGATGCGGGCGTCATTCCGACTGTCACCAAAGTGGAAATTTACCCTAAAGGTGGAGTCATGGATGGAAAAGGAACCAAACAACAGGTTTCTGCTGTGGCTACTTATTCCGATGGAACGACACGTGACGTAACTTCCCTGGCATCATTCTCCTCTAATAATGACAATTCAGCGACGATTACGAAAAAAGGACTGATTACCGCCAACAATCGTGGTGAAGCATTTATCATGGCCCGCTTCGATACACACACTGTGGGATCGCACTTTGTCGTCCTGCCTAAGGGACTTAATTTTGAATGGCCCAATGTCCCCGAATCGAATTATGTAGACACACTCATTCACAACAAATTAAAGAAGTTACGAGTCATTCCTTCCGAGCTCTGCTCTGATGCCGAATTTCTGCGTCGTGCCAGTCTCGATATCTGTGGGATCCTTCCCACAATCGAAGAGTTCAATCAGTTTGTCGCTGATAAAGATCCTAAAAAACGGGACAAACTTGTTGATAAACTGTTGAACCGCAAAGAATTCGTAGAAATGTGGGTCATGAAATGGTCGGAATTACTGCAAATTCGAACGGTAAATAACCGTATCAGCTATAAATCTGCCTTGCTCTATTACAACTGGTTACAGGAACGGATCGCTTCCAATGTTCCTATTAACGTGATGATTCAGGAACTTCTTGGTTCTACCGGTGGTACATTCGCCAATGCAGCAACCAACTACTATGAAAATGAACGCGACACGTTAAAAGTTTCCGAGAATGTAGCACAAGTTTTCATGGGTATGCGAATTCAATGTGCCCAATGTCATAATCATCCTTTCGATCGCTGGACGATGGATGATTACTACAGCTTTGCTTCTTTCTTCTCGCAAATTGGCCGCAAAAGAAGTGAAGATCCTCGTGAGTCTATTATTTATAATCGCGGTAGCGGAGAAGTTCGGCACTTAGTTGATAAACGCGTCATGAAACCAAAGTTTCTAGGCGGTATTGAACCTGATACCCGTGGTAAAGACCGTCGTGTTGTTGTTTCACAATGGTTAGCTTCAAAAGAGAACCCTTACTTTGCCACTAACTTGAGTAATATTGTCTGGGCTCACTTTTTTGGTAAAGGAATCATCAATGAAGTCGATGATGTCCGTGTCAGTAATCCGCCAGTGAATCCTGAATTGCTCAATGAGCTTGCAAAACGCTTCACCGACTACAACTATGACTTTAAGAAACTGGTACGCGATATTTGCACTTCGCGAACCTATCAGCTTTCGACTCAGACAAATACCACCAATGAGAAGGACCTGACTAATTTCTCACACGCATTACCCAGGCGCATGCGTGCTGAGGTGTTACTAGATTGCATCAGTCAAGTTACCAATGCACCTAATAAGTTTCGTGGCTTGCCTCTGGGGGCTCGTGCAGTCCAAATTGCCGACGGAAATACTTCAACTTACTTCCTGACCACATTTGGTCGTGCGAAACGTGATACCGTCTGTTCCTGTGAAGTACGTATGGAACCCAGCCTTTCACAAGCTTTGCACCTGCTGAATGGTGACACCGTCAACAACAAAATCGTCCAAGGTAAATTTGTTGACTCCAGACTCAAAGCTGGCAAGAAGCCTCTGGAAATCGTTGATGAAATGTATATTTCCTGCATCTCGCGTAAACCAACTGATAAAGAATATTCTTCGCTGGTTCAAGTACTTGATGCAAACAAAAAAGATCAAGCGAATACCTTAAACGATGTATTCTGGTCATTATTGAACTCTCGAGAGTTTCTGTTCAATCACTAA
- a CDS encoding c-type cytochrome domain-containing protein — MKNSLSNHWCCQFGKRLIVAGLFVSMLSTGLHAEDKKPAPKKKVKITFDEHIKPIFRAKCFACHNTDKKASGLDLTNYTGLMQGGAAGESLEPGDADGSYLYMLVTHESEPFMPPKSDKLPDKDLALIKAWIDGGAPENAGSKVVIKKPKFDFALKGASSGKPQGPPPMPPRMSLEPVVHTSLGTAVTALATNPWSPLAAVAGQKQILLYNTKTLELLGVLPFPEGFPQVLKFSRNGSLLLAGGGRAGASGRVVVWDVKTGKRLFTVGDELDSVLCADISSDQRFIALGSPSKVIRVYSTSTGELAYEIRKHTDWMTSLAFSPDSVLLCSGDRNGGAFVWEAATGSEYLTLKGHKGGITGISWRSDSNIVATSSEDQSVKLWELENGGNVKSWNAHNPGTSSIEFARDGRIVTCGRDRVTKIWDQAGKQLRALPAFADLAVSVTICDESNRVIAGDWTGKIKVWNAADGKEAGELTANPPQLSQRLTTATAALKSTQANHQKLLAVAQTDKAAVAKVNADIAATQKQQTDLQNKLNALNANLAASQKALTGAQGNVTNSTKKIAAINAPLAAIKEAHAKADAISKKVAGDKDLAEAAAKLKAALDKRVAANAAEQKNLATHQAAVKANQQKIAQYTPQIKQMTAALHAAKTKLAGLQKALKPATDKATASQNAANAAASAFTASQNQVKRWQAEIEFAKKFNETQANASK; from the coding sequence ATGAAAAACTCACTCTCTAATCATTGGTGCTGTCAATTCGGCAAACGACTCATTGTCGCCGGTTTGTTTGTCTCCATGCTATCTACAGGACTGCATGCTGAGGATAAAAAGCCCGCGCCCAAGAAAAAAGTAAAAATCACTTTTGACGAACACATCAAGCCTATTTTTCGTGCGAAATGTTTTGCCTGTCATAACACGGACAAAAAAGCATCTGGCCTGGATCTGACTAACTACACCGGATTGATGCAAGGGGGAGCGGCTGGAGAGTCACTTGAACCTGGTGATGCTGACGGCAGCTATTTATACATGCTGGTCACACATGAATCTGAACCATTCATGCCTCCTAAATCAGATAAACTCCCCGACAAAGATCTCGCCTTAATTAAAGCATGGATCGATGGTGGTGCCCCTGAAAACGCAGGCAGTAAAGTCGTCATCAAGAAACCAAAGTTCGATTTTGCACTCAAAGGTGCGTCTTCAGGTAAGCCACAGGGACCTCCTCCTATGCCTCCCCGTATGAGTCTGGAACCTGTCGTCCACACCAGTCTGGGGACGGCTGTGACTGCCTTAGCTACCAATCCCTGGTCTCCTTTAGCCGCTGTAGCAGGTCAAAAACAGATTTTGCTATACAATACCAAAACACTGGAACTGTTAGGCGTACTCCCCTTCCCGGAAGGTTTTCCACAGGTCTTGAAATTCAGTCGTAATGGCAGTCTTTTGCTGGCCGGTGGAGGTCGCGCTGGTGCCAGTGGACGAGTGGTCGTCTGGGATGTGAAAACAGGAAAACGCCTCTTTACAGTCGGCGATGAACTCGATTCGGTTCTGTGTGCTGATATCAGTTCAGATCAGAGATTTATCGCCTTGGGTAGTCCGAGTAAAGTCATTCGCGTCTATTCCACCAGCACAGGAGAACTCGCTTATGAAATTCGAAAGCATACAGACTGGATGACCTCACTGGCCTTCAGCCCGGATTCCGTTTTGCTTTGTTCTGGTGACCGTAATGGTGGCGCCTTTGTCTGGGAAGCGGCCACAGGTAGCGAGTACCTGACTCTGAAAGGACATAAAGGTGGAATCACAGGAATTTCCTGGCGTTCTGATTCCAATATCGTTGCCACAAGTAGTGAAGACCAGTCAGTCAAACTCTGGGAATTGGAAAACGGCGGGAACGTCAAATCCTGGAATGCACACAACCCCGGAACCTCAAGTATCGAATTTGCCCGTGATGGTCGGATCGTGACCTGTGGCCGTGATCGTGTGACAAAGATTTGGGATCAGGCAGGAAAACAGCTCCGCGCTTTACCTGCTTTTGCAGATCTTGCTGTCAGCGTCACCATTTGCGATGAAAGCAACCGTGTGATCGCCGGCGATTGGACGGGAAAAATCAAAGTCTGGAATGCAGCCGATGGAAAAGAAGCGGGTGAATTAACCGCAAACCCACCACAGTTGTCGCAGCGTCTCACGACTGCAACAGCCGCACTGAAATCCACTCAGGCGAATCATCAAAAGCTCTTAGCTGTCGCTCAGACTGATAAAGCAGCAGTCGCAAAAGTGAACGCCGACATCGCTGCTACACAGAAGCAACAAACCGATCTGCAAAACAAGTTGAACGCGCTCAATGCAAATTTAGCGGCCAGTCAAAAAGCATTAACAGGTGCGCAAGGTAATGTTACAAATTCAACCAAAAAGATTGCTGCAATCAATGCACCTTTAGCAGCCATCAAAGAGGCACATGCCAAAGCAGATGCCATCAGTAAAAAAGTAGCCGGAGATAAAGACCTAGCCGAAGCAGCAGCAAAGCTGAAAGCGGCACTGGATAAAAGAGTGGCAGCAAATGCGGCTGAGCAGAAAAATCTGGCTACGCATCAGGCTGCAGTCAAAGCCAATCAACAAAAGATTGCACAATACACACCACAAATCAAACAGATGACTGCAGCTCTGCATGCTGCAAAAACTAAACTGGCCGGATTACAGAAAGCTCTGAAGCCCGCAACCGATAAAGCAACCGCTTCACAAAACGCGGCCAATGCAGCTGCAAGTGCTTTCACCGCGTCTCAAAATCAAGTCAAACGCTGGCAAGCTGAAATTGAATTCGCCAAGAAATTTAACGAAACTCAAGCAAATGCTTCAAAATAA